The Fodinibius salinus nucleotide sequence TAAACGATTACACAGATATGGCTTTTTCAATTGATCGTATTTTCTTTCCTACAGACTTTTCTAAAAATGCTGAACAAGCATTGCCATTTGCTGCAGAAATTGCACTTAAAACTGGTGCTAAACTGACGCTATTCCATGCCAGCCAGGAGGCAATGGATATAACTCCTGATTTTGAAAAGACCCGTGATCAGGTTATTGATGATAGCTCCAAAAACTTTGACAAACTCTTAAATAGCCTTGAAGAAGATCGATACAGTAGTTTAGAAATTTCAACGATTGTACAGGATGGACAGACCGTAACGGCATTACTTAACCAGGTCAAGGAACGCTCTACAGATCTTATTGTAATGGGCACAAAAGGCGTGACAGGTGATCGTAACGCTATTTTAGGAAGTGTGGCCTCTAGCGTTATTCAAAAATCACCTGTTCCTGTGTTAGCCATTCCGATCGCCAGCAGCCTAGATAATTTTAAGAATATGATTTTCACCAGTGATTATAAGGAAGGAGATTTAACGGCACTATCCGACTCCATCGATCTTGCAAAGCACTTTGATTCTTCCGTTGAGGTACTACATGTGAGTGATCAGAAAAGCATGGAATCAGAAATTAAATTCCGTGGCTTCCGAGACCTTGTAAATGAATATATCAACTATGACAAGATTTCTTTTCATCACGAGTTTGAACTGGATTTCTTCCCAACAATCAGCCAGTTTTTACCAGATCGGGCGGATTCACTATTGGTAATGGTACGGTACAAAAAGTCGTTCTGGGAAAAACTGACAAACCGTAGTCTTTCCAAAGAAATGTCTTTCTATTCGAAAGTGCCTCTGTTGGTGATGATGGGAGATCAAAGCTCAAAAGTCAACACAATTCTGGAAGAGTCCGAAGAAGAAAGCAGCTAAAAGTCGTTTCTCCAGTTTATTTTTTTTGACCTAATGCATAAATACCTGTTCCGCTTGTATTCGGTTCATTTAGATCGAGCCACATAAGTACAAGACCTATAGGAAGCATTAGCAAATAATAAACCATTAGAATCGGAAGTGCCCACATACCTATACTGTTAAGCCACAACATGGGATATTTGATAAGGATTTCCCATGCGATATGACCGTTTTCGCCATAAGTAAATGCAATATGCACAGGTTTTAAGCCGGCAGACAATAGCTTCTGCCGAAGGTCTTTTTTTGAATATCCTACCCGCGCATGCTCATCCACAAAAGAATCATCATCCCCCGCATCCTCTTCTGAATATATCGAGGGAGAATGCATCAGAAAAAAGCCATCCTCTTGTAACGATTGCTGCATATTCTTCATTACCTTTACATCTTCTTCGATATGCTCCAGTACATCAATGCAGATAATAAAGTCAAATTCCCGATCATATTTTAACTTACGTAAATCAACCTGTTCAAAAGTAATACGACCGGCCTTAATTTCTTTTTCAAAATAGGCGCGTGAATCCTCCAGGTAATCGGCTTTAACATCAACTGCTTTCACCGTCACATTCTCAAACTGTTGCAGTATAAAGCGGTCGTACTGCCCAAATCCCGATCCCGCATCTAACAACTTCCATGGCCCCTCTGCATCAAGCTTGGAACCAAAACGGCGAAGCACCGCACGTATATACCAGCTGCGTAGAAAAAAAAGATCCAGCAGCATATAAAAAAGGGTACGTAAAAATCGAAATCGGCGAATAAAATTTGCAAACCGGTCTTTAACCGGGTCGTAAGCAATACGACTCATTAATAGATATTGTCAAGGTTCAAAAATACAATTGAAACTCGTTGTGTAGCAGGGCACCAAAACGAGATAAAAAATAATACCAAGATTTTAACTTCATCATCAAACACGCTCTTTGATATTAGGTTTCTGCTGCTTTTCGTTCCGCTTTTGTATGAGCTCTCCCAAAAATCCAATAGAAAATATCTGTGCTCCCAGTACCATCAGCATTACCCCCAATAGTAGCAGTGGACGATCCCCAAGCGGTTGGCCATAGAAAATTTTATCAATTGTCAGATATAAATTAATGCCACCTCCGAGGATCAGGAACAAAAATCCCAGCGTACCAAAAAAGTGCATGGGACGCTGCAGATAACGATTCACAAAAAACAGAGAAAGCAGGTCTAAAAATCCGTGCATAAACCGTGATAGCCCAAACTTAGTCTCTCCATATTTACGAGGATGATGTTCAACGACTTTTTCCCCGATCCGGTCATATCCTTCTAATTTTGCAAGAAAAGGGATATAGCGGTGCAGTTCTCCATACAGATAAATGTTTTCTACTACTTCTCGACGATATAACTTAATTCCACAGTTAAAATCATTAAGATCAATGCCGGTTACCAGCGAAGTTACTTTATTAAAAAATCGGGAAGGCACAGTCTTTGAAATGGGATCATGACGATCTTTTTTCCAGCCGCTGACCAGATCAAGCTGTTGCTCTTTAGCCTGCTGAAGCATTTCCGGGATCTCAAATGGGTCGTCCTGCAAATCGGCATCCATGGTTGCAATAAAATGTCCGTCAGCCTTTTCAAAACCGGCCTGTAGTGCTGTACTCTTGCCATAATTTCGCTGCAGCTGAATACCCGAGACCTTTTCCCTGGATCTGTTCAATTCTTTGACAACTGCCCACGAGTTATCTGAGGATCCGTCATCTACAAAAATAAGCTCAAAGGTATGTTCATTCCCTATTGCCTCGTGGACTTTATCTGTCAACTCAGCTAGAGATTCAGCCTCGTTATACAGCGGAATAACAATACTCAGCTCAATGTCGGAGGTATATTTATTCTTTTCTGACAATCGGTTGTTAATTATTTTATGACAAAGAGTTAGATATAATCACCTAGATCATGTATAATAAGCAATAAAGATACATTTTTAGATCTCTTATGAAAAAACTTTATTACTCCATCGGCGAAGTCAGCGATATTACCGAGGTAGAGGCCCATGTGTTACGCTATTGGGAAACAGTGTTTGACGAATTGAATCCTCAAAAAAATAAAGCCGGTAACCGCACTTACAAAGAGGAAGATATTGAAACCATTTTGAGACTCAAAGAACTCATCCAGGACAAAAAGTACAGTACCGAAGGTGCACAACAGGTATTGGCCCAAGGAGATGAGCAGGAAAATGAGACGGTACCCATTAGCGTAAAAAAGGATCTCAAAGAGATCCGCGTATTTCTCAACAACCTGCTGGAAAAGCTCTGATTAATCGCCCGGCTGATTAACAAACTATTTTTTCAATTAAATGTTTGATTGTCAATGAATCTATCGCACATCTCTCTTGGACATTTTGACCTTTACAGTATTGAAACTGGTCGCTTTCGTCTTGACGGCGGCGCCATGTTTGGGGTAGTTCCGAAGACACTCTGGTCGCGCGCTATTGACGTTGACGACAAGAATCGCATCCCCATGGCCATGCGCTGTTTGTTGATTAAATCAAACAAGTCTGGACGTACCTATCTGATTGATAACGGATCAGGAACAAAGTTCAACGATAAGTTTGAAGATATTTATCAGCTTGACCATGAGCACAGCAATTTGCTGTCTTCTCTTTCTCATCACGGTTTTGACCCAGAAGATATTACTGATGTTATCTTTTCGCATCTTCATTTTGATCATTGCGGCGGTACCACATACTACGATGAGGACAACAACCTGCAGCATCAATTCCCAAACGCAACCTATCATGTTACCGAACGGCATTTAGAAACGGCTCAAAACCCCAATGCCAGAGAAAAAGCCAGCTTTTTGCCTGATAATATTGAACCCATTGCGAATTGGGATAAGCTCAACACTGTTGATGAGTACCATACCTACGAAAAAGGGCTTGATGCCCTGCCGGTCAACGGACATACGATCAGCCAACAGCTTCCCCGAATCACAGCCGATGATAAAACAATAGTCTTTATGGCAGATCTCGTTCCCACCCACATTCACCTGCCACTGCCCTGGGTCATGGGATATGATATGTATCCGGTAAAAACGCTGAATGAAAAGCAACAGTATTTAGATCAAGCTGTAGAAAACGATTGGTTTCTCTTTCTCGAACATGACGCTGAGGAAGAAGTCATTACGGCATCCAAAGAAAATGGTAAATATGTTGTTGATGAACGCTTACGGCTGAATGATATATAATGATAACATTGCCAGAGGTTGACATTATCTTGTAATAGAACCTGTATTGGGGTTCTAATAATATGAACTTGCAATGGTCATCCCCCTTGCACAAAATCCACTGTGCGTTTGCCTTTTATAAGAATCAGGAGGATGATAAACCGATAGTAGATATAACTCACGACGATTTATTATCGTTTGTTCGTTACTATCTACCTCAAAAATCTTTATCATACTGAAGTATCCAGACTTTATACTCAGCTTAAAAAATCTGACCCCAAATACCAGAGGCAGAATAACCACAAAACCCTCTAAACTCCGAGACTTATCCAGATGAACGTCGATGAGCAAACATATGAGCGGATGCAGCACCTCATCTCGGTGATACAAAAGCACCTAACGTCGTTAGTACGCAGAAAACGGATGCTGGTCGGGTTTCTCTTTTTTATCATCTCCCTCGGTGGTCTGCTTCTCGGCAGCATTGCAGAAACAGTATTTTTCTTTCCTGCATGGATAAAAGTATCAATCTGGCTG carries:
- a CDS encoding glycosyltransferase family 2 protein, translated to MSEKNKYTSDIELSIVIPLYNEAESLAELTDKVHEAIGNEHTFELIFVDDGSSDNSWAVVKELNRSREKVSGIQLQRNYGKSTALQAGFEKADGHFIATMDADLQDDPFEIPEMLQQAKEQQLDLVSGWKKDRHDPISKTVPSRFFNKVTSLVTGIDLNDFNCGIKLYRREVVENIYLYGELHRYIPFLAKLEGYDRIGEKVVEHHPRKYGETKFGLSRFMHGFLDLLSLFFVNRYLQRPMHFFGTLGFLFLILGGGINLYLTIDKIFYGQPLGDRPLLLLGVMLMVLGAQIFSIGFLGELIQKRNEKQQKPNIKERV
- a CDS encoding MBL fold metallo-hydrolase gives rise to the protein MNLSHISLGHFDLYSIETGRFRLDGGAMFGVVPKTLWSRAIDVDDKNRIPMAMRCLLIKSNKSGRTYLIDNGSGTKFNDKFEDIYQLDHEHSNLLSSLSHHGFDPEDITDVIFSHLHFDHCGGTTYYDEDNNLQHQFPNATYHVTERHLETAQNPNAREKASFLPDNIEPIANWDKLNTVDEYHTYEKGLDALPVNGHTISQQLPRITADDKTIVFMADLVPTHIHLPLPWVMGYDMYPVKTLNEKQQYLDQAVENDWFLFLEHDAEEEVITASKENGKYVVDERLRLNDI
- a CDS encoding SAM-dependent methyltransferase is translated as MSRIAYDPVKDRFANFIRRFRFLRTLFYMLLDLFFLRSWYIRAVLRRFGSKLDAEGPWKLLDAGSGFGQYDRFILQQFENVTVKAVDVKADYLEDSRAYFEKEIKAGRITFEQVDLRKLKYDREFDFIICIDVLEHIEEDVKVMKNMQQSLQEDGFFLMHSPSIYSEEDAGDDDSFVDEHARVGYSKKDLRQKLLSAGLKPVHIAFTYGENGHIAWEILIKYPMLWLNSIGMWALPILMVYYLLMLPIGLVLMWLDLNEPNTSGTGIYALGQKK
- a CDS encoding MerR family transcriptional regulator translates to MKKLYYSIGEVSDITEVEAHVLRYWETVFDELNPQKNKAGNRTYKEEDIETILRLKELIQDKKYSTEGAQQVLAQGDEQENETVPISVKKDLKEIRVFLNNLLEKL
- a CDS encoding universal stress protein, with amino-acid sequence MAFSIDRIFFPTDFSKNAEQALPFAAEIALKTGAKLTLFHASQEAMDITPDFEKTRDQVIDDSSKNFDKLLNSLEEDRYSSLEISTIVQDGQTVTALLNQVKERSTDLIVMGTKGVTGDRNAILGSVASSVIQKSPVPVLAIPIASSLDNFKNMIFTSDYKEGDLTALSDSIDLAKHFDSSVEVLHVSDQKSMESEIKFRGFRDLVNEYINYDKISFHHEFELDFFPTISQFLPDRADSLLVMVRYKKSFWEKLTNRSLSKEMSFYSKVPLLVMMGDQSSKVNTILEESEEESS